In one window of Primulina tabacum isolate GXHZ01 chromosome 8, ASM2559414v2, whole genome shotgun sequence DNA:
- the LOC142554391 gene encoding putative trehalose-phosphate phosphatase H, with the protein MTNQNMVISDAKSCLTMAIAVAKSDSTMFQQTVPKPLISQNGYLSRKKLLKKLETCGNGARINALLDSMRASSPTRRASDTKDQSSWTLHHPSALSMFEEMMSVSKGKQIVVFLDYDGTLSPIVEDPDRAFMTNEMRDAVKCVAKFFPTAIVSGRSRAKVHSFVRLSELYYAGSHGMDIKGPTKGHKQGREDQTVICQPAREFLPIINEVYKTLIEKIKHIPGAKVENNKFCLSVHYRRVEEKNWGELGDQVKSIMKGYQQLRLTQGRKVIEIRPTIKWDKGNALEFLLESLGYAESNDDIFPIYIGDDRTDEDAFKVLRRKGQGLGILVSKTPKETYASYSLKEPSEVMNFLTRLVGWKQSLLRN; encoded by the exons ATGACCAACCAAAATATGGTTATTTCTGATGCAAAATCCTGCCTCACCATGGCAATCGCAGTTGCCAAGTCCGACTCGACTATGTTCCAACAGACGGTGCCAAAGCCACTCATTTCGCAGAACGGATACTTGTCGCGCAAAAAGCTGTTAAAGAAACTCGAAACCTGTGGGAATGGAGCAAGGATCAATGCCTTGCTTGATTCAATGCGAGCTTCTTCGCCCACCAGAAGGGCCTCAGATACCAAGGATCAAAGTTCTTGGACT CTTCACCATCCCTCTGCTTTGAGCATGTTTGAAGAGATGATGAGTGTTTCAAAGGGGAAACAGATAGTGGTTTTCTTGGATTATGATGGCACATTATCACCTATCGTGGAGGATCCGGACCGTGCTTTCATGACGAACGAG ATGAGAGACGCTGTAAAATGCGTAGCCAAGTTTTTCCCGACTGCCATTGTTAGCGGGAGGAGCCGAGCTAAG GTACATAGTTTCGTGAGATTATCAGAGCTTTATTACGCCGGTAGCCACGGAATGGACATCAAGGGACCAACAAAAGGACACAAACAAGGAAGA GAAGATCAAACTGTCATCTGTCAACCGGCCAGAGAGTTTCTGCCAATAATCAATGAA GTATACAAAACTTTGATAGAGAAAATCAAACACATCCCAGGCGCTAAAGTTGAGAACAATAAATTCTGTCTGTCGGTACACTACCGTCGCGTTGAAGAAAAG AACTGGGGAGAATTGGGTGATCAGGTTAAATCAATAATGAAGGGGTACCAGCAGCTTCGATTAACTCAAGGAAGGAAAGTTATAGAGATTCGCCCCACTATCAAATGGGACAAAGGCAATGCACTTGAATTCTTGTTGGAATCTTTGG GCTACGCGGAGTCGAACGACGATATTTTTCCGATTTACATAGGAGATGATCGCACCGATGAAGATGCATTCAAG GTTCTACGGAGGAAGGGACAAGGTTTAGGAATTCTGGTATCGAAGACTCCGAAAGAAACCTATGCATCATATTCTTTAAAAGAACCATCCGAG GTCATGAACTTCTTAACACGTTTAGTGGGGTGGAAGCAATCCCTATTAAGGAACTAA
- the LOC142552833 gene encoding uncharacterized protein LOC142552833 — protein sequence MFRTSSPAFTISKEKMKMVKEVLLASGKYDMSTIVNYPVSLMYSVEKRYKPRLEVLRILETKKLIENWPSLGVLCTISDAQFSERFVAPYFKEFGKVYIDEPIDKDKINMKQLAFFWGKSR from the coding sequence ATGTTTCGGACCTCAAGTCCGGCGTTTACCATATCGAAGGAGAAGATGAAGATGGTAAAAGAGGTTCTTCTGGCCTCTGGAAAGTACGATATGTCAACTATTGTTAATTACCCTGTTTCACTCATGTACAGCGTGGAGAAGAGATATAAGCCCCGGCTTGAAGTCCTAAGGATTTTGGAAACAAAGAAACTTATAGAGAATTGGCCTAGCCTTGGAGTGCTTTGCACGATCTCAGATGCTCAGTTTTCTGAGAGATTTGTTGCCCCTTATTTCAAGGAGTTCGGTAAAGTATACATAGACGAACCCATtgataaagataaaataaaCATGAAACAATTAGCATTTTTTTGGGGAAAATCTAGATGA